The following proteins are co-located in the Abditibacteriaceae bacterium genome:
- a CDS encoding (2Fe-2S)-binding protein, which yields MVTHCLCFDVSFEELKAAIEQTGARNCDELRTHIQFGEKCQLCVPYVEKIFLTGKTAFEPERRE from the coding sequence ATGGTTACGCATTGCCTTTGCTTCGATGTTTCGTTTGAAGAATTGAAAGCCGCCATCGAGCAAACCGGCGCGCGCAACTGCGACGAGTTACGAACGCACATTCAATTCGGCGAAAAATGCCAGCTCTGTGTGCCGTATGTCGAGAAGATCTTTCTCACCGGCAAAACCGCCTTTGAACCGGAACGGCGCGAATAG
- the recR gene encoding recombination mediator RecR: MLTYARPLAQLLEQLEKLPGIGPKSAQRLAFHILRSPREDSELLAQAVRDVRDKIKPCLRCGNFTDVDLCGICLDPRRDEHQLCVVAEPRDVMAIENSGEFKGRYHVLGGVMNPMDGIGPDQLSLGSLVKRIGDEGVTEAMLALSPTVEGETTANYVARLMKERGVRVTQLARGLPFGGDLDYADQMTIAGAVRGRRDF, encoded by the coding sequence ATGCTCACTTACGCGCGCCCATTGGCGCAACTGTTGGAACAACTCGAAAAACTTCCGGGCATCGGGCCGAAGTCGGCGCAGCGATTGGCATTTCATATTTTGCGCTCGCCGCGCGAAGATTCGGAGCTTTTAGCCCAGGCCGTGCGCGACGTGCGCGACAAAATCAAACCCTGTTTACGTTGCGGAAATTTCACCGATGTCGATTTATGCGGCATCTGTCTCGACCCGCGCCGCGACGAACATCAGCTTTGTGTTGTCGCCGAACCGCGCGACGTGATGGCGATTGAAAATTCGGGTGAATTTAAAGGCCGTTATCATGTGCTCGGCGGCGTGATGAATCCGATGGATGGAATCGGGCCGGATCAGCTTTCATTGGGAAGTTTGGTCAAGCGCATCGGCGACGAAGGCGTAACCGAAGCCATGCTCGCGCTTTCACCCACCGTGGAAGGCGAAACAACGGCGAACTATGTCGCGCGACTGATGAAAGAGCGCGGCGTGCGCGTGACGCAGCTTGCGCGCGGTTTGCCTTTCGGCGGCGATTTGGATTACGCCGACCAGATGACGATTGCCGGTGCCGTACGCGGACGCCGCGACTTTTAG
- a CDS encoding adenylate/guanylate cyclase domain-containing protein — translation MPQLPSGVITLVFTDIEGSSALWESHRDRFAPVLNEHNRLMRAAAAAWNGVEVKTEGDAFFLVFARASNAVAFAVDAQRALAAYDWNKCLAGLDELRVRIGMHSGEPILAAHPDGSADYFGPVVNRAARVGAAGYGGQILVSGVTQTLAQGELSPEITFSDLGAHLLKGVGEEQLWQVHHNELPSRFPALKTPTADKHNLPQSATPFVGREAEVERCSALLREDDVRLLSLLGFGGQGKTRLALQIAASLTDEFADGVWWIELEEARDADAMVARIAHDLRIHLQPQPTVREQVFHFHRDRELLLVLDNTEQIPDAGLVVNELLAAGPRIKCLVTTRRALEIQSERRVQVPPLPLSEAAQLFIQRAQSHDAGFLLSAQTRKEIEQLCASLEGVPLAIELAASRIGVLSPGEMLGRLDERFKLLQRRAPDLPPRQRALRGAIDWSYELLVEDDRELLQQLAVFAGGFSIGAAEAVCDSLDALEGIAELQRHSLLRAETTANAKRFSMLESVRAYAAEKLADASDELPLRKRHANFFLRFAESRSAQLRSPSEATALEEIFVERANLRAALDWAIAHDAPLAARLAVALHEPLYRLGLWKEVRTMLQRGWDTLESSDNTALRAALQLHRASLAYDMGKSDEALTDAEGALEIARAAEDTKTEAAALNLLGLLATDGDDTDAAEQNFRASLALRAESDHNGRAIAFHNLARLASRRGETASARGQYQKALEHRRAAGDMRGEAETLGNLGVIAQNDGDFAAARDFYLQSLSVRYPLRDSIGIGLMLHNLAEIAEIENDEALAVALFIHAERIFRELGSSYAEAPTAALEKLQAKLGAQYKLLFQEAQNTAWEELVPLNYPHESTVEFDRT, via the coding sequence ATGCCCCAGCTTCCCTCCGGCGTTATCACCCTTGTCTTTACCGACATCGAAGGCTCCTCGGCGTTGTGGGAAAGTCATCGCGACCGATTTGCGCCTGTCCTCAACGAACATAACCGCTTGATGCGCGCGGCGGCTGCGGCATGGAACGGCGTTGAAGTCAAGACCGAAGGTGATGCATTTTTTCTGGTTTTCGCGCGCGCATCCAATGCGGTTGCCTTCGCCGTCGATGCCCAACGCGCGCTCGCCGCTTACGATTGGAATAAATGCCTTGCGGGACTTGATGAATTGCGCGTGCGTATCGGGATGCACAGCGGCGAGCCGATTCTCGCAGCGCATCCCGATGGATCTGCCGATTACTTCGGGCCGGTGGTGAATCGGGCCGCGCGTGTTGGCGCCGCAGGCTATGGCGGGCAAATTCTAGTTTCAGGCGTTACGCAAACGCTCGCGCAAGGCGAACTTTCGCCCGAAATCACCTTTTCCGATTTGGGCGCGCATCTTCTTAAAGGCGTTGGCGAGGAGCAGTTGTGGCAAGTGCATCACAACGAATTACCATCCCGCTTTCCCGCACTGAAAACGCCCACCGCCGACAAACACAATTTGCCCCAATCGGCGACGCCTTTTGTCGGGCGCGAAGCGGAAGTGGAGCGGTGCAGCGCCCTTTTACGCGAAGACGATGTGCGCTTGCTTTCGCTGTTGGGCTTTGGCGGTCAGGGCAAAACCCGACTGGCCTTGCAAATCGCCGCATCGCTCACCGACGAATTTGCCGATGGCGTGTGGTGGATCGAACTCGAAGAAGCCCGCGACGCCGACGCGATGGTGGCACGCATCGCTCACGATCTGCGAATCCATTTGCAGCCACAGCCCACGGTTCGAGAGCAGGTTTTTCACTTTCACCGCGACCGCGAGTTGCTTCTGGTTCTCGATAACACCGAACAAATCCCCGACGCGGGCCTTGTCGTTAACGAGCTTCTGGCCGCAGGACCGCGCATCAAATGCCTGGTGACAACGCGGCGCGCGCTTGAAATCCAATCCGAACGTCGCGTGCAAGTGCCACCGCTTCCCCTTTCTGAGGCAGCTCAGCTCTTTATCCAGCGCGCCCAAAGTCACGATGCCGGTTTCCTGCTTTCAGCGCAAACCCGAAAAGAAATCGAGCAATTGTGCGCCAGTCTCGAAGGCGTGCCGCTCGCGATTGAACTGGCTGCTTCGCGTATCGGTGTGTTGTCGCCGGGGGAAATGCTGGGTCGTCTCGACGAGCGTTTCAAGTTGCTGCAACGCCGCGCGCCCGATTTACCGCCGCGACAGCGTGCGTTGCGTGGCGCTATCGATTGGTCTTACGAATTGCTGGTCGAAGATGACCGCGAGTTGTTGCAACAACTCGCGGTGTTCGCGGGCGGCTTTAGCATCGGCGCGGCAGAAGCGGTTTGCGATAGCCTTGATGCGCTGGAAGGCATCGCCGAATTGCAGCGTCATTCGTTGCTGCGCGCTGAAACGACGGCCAACGCCAAGCGATTCTCGATGCTCGAATCGGTGCGCGCTTACGCGGCAGAGAAACTGGCCGACGCGTCTGATGAATTGCCGCTCCGCAAGCGCCATGCGAACTTTTTTCTGCGTTTTGCCGAATCGCGGTCGGCGCAATTGCGCTCGCCTTCGGAAGCGACGGCGCTGGAAGAAATCTTTGTGGAGCGTGCGAACCTGCGAGCGGCGCTCGATTGGGCAATTGCTCACGACGCGCCGCTCGCGGCCCGTCTGGCGGTTGCGCTGCACGAACCCCTTTATCGACTAGGCTTGTGGAAAGAAGTCCGCACGATGCTGCAGCGCGGTTGGGACACGCTGGAATCGTCGGATAATACCGCTTTGCGAGCAGCCCTTCAGCTTCATCGCGCCAGCCTTGCCTACGACATGGGCAAAAGCGACGAAGCACTCACTGATGCCGAGGGCGCGCTTGAAATCGCGCGCGCCGCAGAAGACACGAAAACCGAAGCCGCCGCTCTCAATCTTCTCGGCCTTCTGGCCACCGATGGCGACGATACGGATGCTGCCGAACAAAACTTCCGTGCGTCGCTTGCTTTACGTGCCGAAAGCGACCACAACGGACGCGCAATTGCCTTTCACAATCTCGCGCGCCTGGCTTCGCGGCGCGGTGAAACAGCCTCTGCACGCGGCCAATATCAAAAAGCGCTGGAGCATCGTCGGGCTGCGGGCGACATGCGGGGCGAAGCCGAAACGCTGGGCAACCTGGGAGTCATAGCGCAGAATGATGGCGATTTTGCTGCGGCCCGCGATTTTTATTTGCAAAGCCTGAGCGTGCGTTATCCTCTTCGCGATTCCATTGGCATTGGTTTGATGCTGCACAATCTGGCGGAGATTGCCGAAATCGAAAACGATGAGGCGCTCGCGGTTGCTCTTTTCATCCACGCCGAACGGATTTTTAGAGAACTTGGTTCTTCTTATGCGGAAGCCCCAACTGCCGCGCTCGAAAAGTTGCAAGCGAAGTTAGGCGCGCAATACAAACTTCTTTTTCAAGAGGCGCAGAACACGGCGTGGGAAGAACTCGTGCCGTTGAATTACCCACATGAAAGTACGGTCGAATTCGACCGTACTTAA
- the smc gene encoding chromosome segregation protein SMC, translating to MYLKGLSLSGFKTFADDTRLELGPGITAIVGPNGSGKSNIVDGILWALGERSHKALRGSNATDVIFNGAAKRGPMGLAEVSLFFDNSDRALPLEFDEVQVSRRVFRDGESDYSINKTRSRLRDVSDLFLDTGVGPDSYTIFSQSEIDSILSAKAEDRRALLEGAAGVQKYRARRTETRRKLERVETDLLRVFDITSELEDQLEPLAKQAELAREYDTYVVRLRALQLAMLARDYDVRLKRMEQLTAARDNATSTVQKSTAEIATSEENEARLEAKLRSLEAHMDALQTETTDVVTRLKGTEGTIAVARERRRALTEQQEFQAQEIGMLRARIAAASEGIALQRRELQEAQNAASGLSGEAAEAEAKLGAAGARLNEATRELQGRQARVIELMRAGQKKREDAAAARANAATTEQRLADLDKLIASLGDEEREATTARDKARADLEAAKVRGNSTVLELEKVRESVAQAQKTLAEAQREVAQMREQKSALLSRLNVLRELEDSREGVRGGARAVLQAVGRNQLEDVYTPVSDAIRTSPELETAIEIALGGDTSSLICARDADAKAAIAWLKNNRAGRATFLPIPNLRPRPLGDRARPLLRERGVVGVANELVQFDEKFGAAVDYVLGRVIIVEDLDTAVSLARRFDVPGRFVTLEGEVVLPAGAVTGGAGKSRAAGLLARKRELEEQEERAAQIEAEIDRTQRVQRETQSVLEAAQSALRAAQETANEARNAVARQEREVEHAEREARRIASQHGAAANQQQQVKANASAGTARLVEWETEAKELDARAAELDAAVGEAQKVVGDKQRERDEIAASVSDVRASFGATQERLNAMRRAIAEAERQIRHGETQIASKQAAIERAAGEDAEIVAQEAGHISALAQLQTRRDELAAAFTRGREERAQSLEALQTTGANLRRERTQLHEAEEERHRAEVRIASTESEMQEMQRRFEEEFETTIEDAMPHREEIEHKQAAQDEIDELKQKIGGLGSVNTGAIGQYEQVKERLEFLSAQRDDLIQSKQQLDDIIADIDARTRERFMTTFTAVQREFDELFQRVFDGGTTSLTLTNPDNLLETGIDLKVQPPGKGAQDIALLSGGERALTALAFMLALLRVHPSPFVVLDEVDAPLDQSNVGRFAQLLREFTSRTQFIVITHNNGTMQAADVLYGVTMQEQGVSKLVAVRLVDDYETAEMAHAA from the coding sequence ATGTATCTCAAAGGACTTTCGCTTTCAGGCTTCAAAACCTTTGCCGACGACACGCGCCTCGAACTGGGGCCGGGCATTACTGCTATCGTCGGCCCGAATGGAAGCGGCAAAAGCAACATCGTCGATGGTATTTTGTGGGCGCTGGGCGAACGCAGCCACAAAGCCTTGCGCGGGAGCAACGCGACCGATGTGATTTTCAACGGCGCCGCCAAACGCGGGCCGATGGGCCTTGCCGAAGTCTCGTTATTCTTCGACAATTCCGACCGCGCATTGCCCCTCGAATTCGATGAAGTGCAGGTTTCCCGGCGCGTCTTCCGCGACGGCGAAAGTGACTATTCCATCAACAAAACGCGCAGCCGCTTGCGCGACGTATCGGATTTGTTCCTCGATACCGGTGTCGGCCCCGACAGTTACACCATTTTCTCGCAAAGCGAAATCGATTCGATTCTTTCCGCCAAAGCCGAAGATCGGCGCGCGCTTTTGGAAGGCGCGGCGGGCGTGCAGAAATACCGCGCGCGCCGAACCGAAACACGCCGCAAGCTGGAACGCGTCGAGACCGATTTGCTGCGCGTTTTCGACATTACTTCCGAACTGGAAGACCAACTTGAACCATTAGCCAAACAAGCGGAACTCGCGCGCGAATATGACACCTACGTTGTGCGTTTGCGTGCGTTGCAACTGGCGATGCTGGCACGCGATTACGACGTGCGTCTCAAGCGCATGGAGCAGTTGACAGCTGCGCGTGATAACGCCACATCGACTGTCCAGAAGAGCACGGCAGAAATTGCGACATCGGAAGAAAACGAAGCGCGATTGGAAGCCAAACTGCGTTCGCTTGAAGCGCACATGGACGCGCTGCAAACCGAAACGACAGATGTTGTCACGCGCCTCAAGGGAACTGAAGGCACGATTGCCGTGGCCCGCGAGCGGCGGCGCGCTTTGACCGAACAGCAGGAATTTCAGGCGCAGGAAATCGGCATGTTGCGCGCACGTATTGCGGCGGCGAGCGAAGGCATCGCGTTGCAGCGGCGCGAATTGCAGGAAGCGCAAAACGCGGCGTCGGGACTTTCCGGCGAAGCTGCCGAAGCCGAAGCCAAGCTTGGCGCAGCAGGCGCGCGACTGAACGAAGCAACACGCGAATTACAGGGTCGCCAGGCGCGCGTGATTGAGCTAATGCGCGCCGGACAAAAGAAGCGCGAAGACGCTGCTGCCGCACGTGCCAACGCTGCCACAACCGAACAGCGCCTTGCCGACTTAGATAAATTGATCGCTTCTTTAGGCGACGAAGAACGCGAAGCGACAACAGCACGCGATAAAGCGCGCGCCGATTTGGAAGCCGCGAAAGTACGTGGGAATTCGACTGTACTTGAATTGGAGAAAGTGCGCGAAAGCGTAGCGCAAGCGCAAAAAACTCTCGCCGAGGCGCAACGCGAAGTGGCGCAGATGCGCGAGCAGAAATCGGCGTTGCTGTCGCGTCTCAATGTATTGCGCGAGTTGGAAGATTCGCGCGAAGGCGTGCGTGGCGGTGCGCGCGCTGTTCTGCAAGCGGTCGGGCGCAATCAGTTGGAAGATGTTTACACGCCAGTATCCGACGCGATCCGCACTTCGCCCGAACTGGAAACCGCGATAGAAATCGCGCTTGGCGGCGACACATCGAGCCTGATTTGCGCGCGCGACGCCGACGCCAAAGCCGCCATCGCGTGGCTGAAAAACAATCGCGCCGGACGCGCGACATTTTTACCAATTCCCAACCTGCGCCCGCGCCCGCTCGGCGACCGCGCACGACCGTTGCTGCGCGAGCGCGGCGTCGTCGGCGTTGCCAACGAACTGGTTCAATTCGACGAAAAATTCGGCGCGGCAGTCGATTATGTGCTGGGCCGCGTGATTATCGTCGAAGATTTGGACACGGCGGTTTCGCTTGCCAGGCGCTTCGATGTGCCGGGCCGTTTCGTCACGCTCGAAGGCGAAGTCGTTTTACCGGCGGGCGCGGTAACGGGCGGCGCGGGTAAAAGTCGTGCGGCAGGATTGTTGGCGCGCAAACGCGAACTGGAAGAACAGGAAGAACGCGCCGCCCAGATTGAAGCCGAAATCGACCGTACCCAACGGGTGCAACGCGAAACGCAGAGTGTTCTGGAAGCGGCGCAAAGCGCGCTGCGAGCCGCGCAGGAAACGGCCAACGAAGCGCGCAACGCCGTTGCGCGCCAAGAGCGCGAAGTCGAACACGCCGAACGCGAAGCACGCCGCATCGCATCGCAGCATGGCGCGGCAGCGAATCAGCAGCAACAGGTAAAAGCAAACGCATCGGCGGGAACAGCACGTTTGGTCGAATGGGAAACCGAAGCGAAAGAGCTGGATGCGCGCGCCGCAGAACTCGACGCAGCCGTTGGCGAAGCGCAGAAAGTCGTGGGCGATAAACAACGCGAGCGCGACGAAATTGCGGCGAGCGTTTCCGATGTGCGCGCCAGTTTCGGAGCGACGCAGGAACGGCTCAACGCGATGCGCCGCGCGATTGCGGAAGCCGAACGTCAGATTCGCCATGGCGAAACGCAAATTGCATCCAAGCAAGCGGCCATTGAGCGTGCGGCGGGTGAAGATGCCGAGATTGTCGCTCAGGAAGCCGGACACATTTCGGCCCTCGCGCAGTTGCAAACGCGACGCGACGAACTGGCGGCGGCGTTCACGCGCGGACGTGAAGAGCGCGCGCAAAGTTTGGAAGCGTTGCAAACCACCGGCGCAAATTTGCGTCGCGAGCGCACGCAGTTGCATGAAGCCGAAGAAGAGCGGCATCGCGCCGAAGTGCGCATCGCCTCGACCGAAAGCGAAATGCAGGAAATGCAGCGCCGCTTTGAAGAAGAATTTGAAACGACAATTGAAGACGCGATGCCGCACCGCGAAGAAATCGAGCACAAGCAAGCCGCGCAGGACGAAATCGACGAACTGAAGCAGAAAATCGGCGGGCTGGGAAGCGTCAATACGGGCGCCATCGGGCAATACGAGCAGGTCAAAGAACGGCTGGAATTTCTTTCAGCACAACGCGACGACCTGATTCAATCGAAGCAGCAACTCGACGACATCATCGCTGACATCGACGCCCGCACCCGCGAGCGTTTCATGACAACCTTCACCGCCGTGCAGCGCGAATTCGACGAATTATTCCAGCGCGTTTTCGATGGCGGCACAACGTCTCTAACATTAACGAACCCGGACAATCTGCTCGAAACCGGCATCGACTTAAAAGTGCAGCCGCCGGGCAAAGGCGCGCAAGATATTGCGCTTCTTTCAGGTGGCGAACGCGCGCTTACAGCACTCGCGTTTATGCTGGCGCTGCTTAGAGTGCATCCGTCGCCGTTCGTGGTTCTAGACGAAGTCGATGCGCCGCTCGACCAGAGCAACGTCGGGCGATTCGCGCAACTGCTCCGCGAGTTCACATCGCGCACGCAGTTCATTGTCATCACGCACAACAACGGTACGATGCAGGCGGCGGATGTTCTCTACGGCGTCACAATGCAGGAGCAGGGAGTTTCCAAACTCGTCGCGGTGCGATTGGTGGACGATTATGAAACTGCCGAAATGGCTCACGCGGCCTAA
- the dnaX gene encoding DNA polymerase III subunit gamma/tau, with product MSLYRKYRPQTFEDVVGQEHVASTLRNALTASPPRVAHAYLLCGPRGTGKTTNARLLAKCLNCEQGPTPTPCNQCDFCVRVANNETHMDLLEIDAASHTGVDNVREVIISNLQSKPTVGKYRVYIIDEVHMLSTSSFNALLKSLEEPPPHAVFVLATTDAHKVPQTIASRCQQFTFRRIGPKDIAARLKYVAEKENIALEDSAAKLIAHAADGALRDALTLLEQVTAFSSETVSESDVRLVLGTISHDLLLELMDAVADGEALAALAGLERASEDGVAISQLTRDLVSYARDLLLLTVGFNGDADLGDAETARRARHSRVLGRARLAAFIEALRDAEKEMRVSNDNRLLLELVLVRAAANELGVSVASSAAPRAVQSAPVLQAVPQAPTPVAVRPTPVATLPAESVAPVVEPAREIVTETAVPEATTGSTVEIDRTSPVETAAVEDVAPVEASPAPAPSRQRGRRIHTMEEFVELWPAVLARVRKKIGVTAVAYLHDALPVELTETDAVLQFKKEFHYEKAREAAKRLPFEQVLNECMAAPHLLKFRLAEPPKKQIVAKEAAPEISAHDDEEIEDDVLKYAQNIFAAEIVGRSGEG from the coding sequence ATGTCTCTTTACCGCAAGTATCGTCCGCAAACTTTTGAAGATGTCGTCGGGCAGGAGCACGTCGCCAGCACGCTGCGCAACGCACTGACTGCTTCTCCGCCGCGCGTCGCTCACGCCTATTTGCTCTGTGGCCCGCGCGGAACCGGCAAAACCACCAATGCGCGACTTCTGGCGAAATGCCTCAACTGCGAACAAGGCCCGACACCCACGCCGTGTAACCAGTGTGATTTCTGCGTTCGTGTTGCCAACAATGAAACGCACATGGACTTGCTGGAAATCGACGCGGCTTCGCACACCGGCGTCGATAACGTGCGCGAAGTTATCATTTCCAACTTGCAATCGAAGCCGACGGTGGGAAAATATCGCGTTTACATCATCGACGAAGTCCATATGCTTTCGACTTCATCGTTCAACGCGCTGCTCAAATCGCTCGAAGAACCGCCGCCGCACGCTGTTTTTGTGCTTGCAACAACCGACGCGCATAAAGTTCCGCAAACCATCGCGTCGCGCTGCCAGCAGTTCACGTTTCGCCGCATCGGGCCAAAAGATATCGCAGCTCGATTGAAATATGTCGCCGAAAAAGAAAACATTGCGCTCGAAGATAGCGCGGCGAAACTCATCGCGCACGCCGCCGATGGTGCTTTACGGGATGCGCTCACATTGCTAGAGCAAGTTACCGCGTTTTCAAGTGAAACCGTTTCGGAATCCGACGTTCGTTTGGTTCTTGGCACGATTTCGCACGATTTACTGCTCGAATTGATGGACGCCGTCGCCGATGGCGAAGCGCTCGCGGCCCTCGCCGGGCTCGAACGCGCGAGCGAAGATGGCGTGGCGATTTCTCAGCTGACGCGCGATCTGGTTTCTTATGCGCGCGATTTGTTGTTGCTGACAGTTGGCTTCAACGGCGACGCCGATTTGGGCGACGCGGAAACCGCGCGCCGCGCACGTCATTCGCGCGTTTTGGGGCGCGCGCGATTGGCAGCGTTTATCGAAGCGCTGCGCGACGCCGAAAAAGAAATGCGCGTCAGCAACGACAATCGCTTGCTGCTGGAGCTTGTGTTGGTGCGGGCAGCTGCCAACGAATTGGGCGTCTCTGTCGCCTCTTCTGCTGCGCCACGCGCAGTTCAAAGCGCGCCGGTGCTGCAAGCTGTGCCTCAAGCGCCGACGCCGGTCGCGGTTCGGCCAACACCTGTGGCAACTCTGCCCGCAGAATCTGTTGCGCCCGTTGTTGAACCGGCGCGAGAGATCGTTACAGAAACCGCTGTGCCCGAAGCCACCACAGGAAGTACGGTCGAAATCGACCGTACTTCGCCGGTGGAAACCGCGGCGGTGGAAGACGTTGCGCCGGTAGAAGCATCGCCCGCCCCCGCGCCTTCTCGTCAGCGTGGACGACGCATTCATACGATGGAAGAATTTGTCGAGTTGTGGCCAGCGGTTCTGGCGCGCGTACGCAAGAAAATCGGTGTCACTGCGGTGGCCTATCTTCACGATGCGCTGCCAGTGGAACTCACGGAAACCGACGCGGTTCTGCAATTCAAGAAAGAATTTCACTACGAAAAAGCGCGCGAGGCCGCCAAGCGTTTGCCGTTCGAACAGGTTCTCAACGAGTGCATGGCCGCGCCGCATTTGTTGAAGTTTCGTTTGGCCGAGCCGCCAAAGAAACAGATTGTCGCAAAAGAAGCCGCACCTGAAATCTCGGCGCACGACGACGAGGAAATCGAAGACGACGTTTTGAAGTACGCGCAGAACATTTTTGCCGCGGAAATTGTGGGGCGTTCGGGCGAAGGATAA
- a CDS encoding YbaB/EbfC family nucleoid-associated protein — translation MNIPGMAGLQKQVQKMQEDMIKMQEQLDAERLETSSNGGVVKVVTSGMGELLEITISPEIVDPNDVETLQDLVTVAVRDAMKQAQEHHTEKMGSITGGLAGRMPGLGLPL, via the coding sequence ATGAATATTCCCGGAATGGCAGGCTTGCAGAAGCAAGTGCAGAAGATGCAGGAAGACATGATTAAGATGCAGGAGCAGCTCGACGCCGAGCGGCTCGAAACATCGTCGAATGGCGGCGTTGTCAAAGTCGTGACGAGCGGCATGGGCGAACTGCTGGAAATCACGATCTCGCCTGAAATCGTTGACCCCAACGATGTCGAAACCTTGCAGGATTTGGTCACTGTCGCTGTTCGCGACGCGATGAAGCAGGCGCAGGAACATCATACCGAGAAGATGGGCAGCATCACTGGCGGCCTTGCCGGCCGTATGCCCGGACTCGGCTTGCCGTTGTAA